One genomic window of Catenulispora sp. GP43 includes the following:
- a CDS encoding folylpolyglutamate synthase/dihydrofolate synthase family protein: protein MATNIDHPGFDEQSLQEQFDEVEHELLERWPETKMDPTLARVRALTEILGDPQKAYPVVHITGTNGKTSTARMIETLLRELNLRTGRFTSPHLESMNERITLDGAPIPLRRFVEVYEDIRPYVDIVDSSQEFPMSFFEVITGMAFAAFADAPVDVAVLEVGLGGTWDCTNVADGQVAVITPIAVDHAHILGDNPAQIASEKAGIIKEGAVVVMAQQPVEAAEVILRRAAEVNATVAREGIEYGVVERQQALGGQQIAIKGLAGEYTDVYLPLYGEHMAHNAATAVAAVEAFLGAGRGGAALDPDVVREAFAKVTSPGRLEVVRRGPTVILDATHNPAGARATAQALADDFTFDHLVGVIGAMGDKDVAGILEVLEPVLNEVVVTQNNTERAMPAAVLAELATEIFGADRVHVANRLDEAIDVAIGLAEEAVPAGTSSGAGVIVTGSVVTAGQARTLLVRDRSERVEDRHSFEDVQFQDAEKEDFDDRDFDPFGDRDRGSDGAREEFSDDEFGGDDR from the coding sequence ATGGCGACGAACATCGACCATCCAGGTTTTGACGAGCAGAGCCTCCAGGAGCAGTTCGACGAAGTCGAGCACGAGCTCCTGGAGCGCTGGCCGGAGACCAAGATGGACCCCACCCTGGCACGGGTGAGGGCCCTGACCGAGATCCTGGGCGACCCCCAGAAGGCGTACCCGGTCGTCCACATCACGGGGACGAACGGCAAGACGTCCACCGCGCGGATGATCGAGACCCTGCTGCGCGAGCTCAACCTGCGCACCGGGCGGTTCACCTCGCCGCACCTGGAGTCGATGAACGAGCGCATCACCCTGGACGGGGCGCCGATCCCGCTTCGGCGCTTCGTCGAGGTCTACGAGGACATCCGGCCGTACGTGGACATCGTGGACTCCTCGCAGGAGTTCCCGATGTCCTTCTTCGAGGTGATCACCGGCATGGCCTTCGCGGCCTTCGCCGACGCCCCGGTGGACGTCGCGGTCCTCGAGGTGGGCCTGGGCGGCACCTGGGACTGCACCAACGTCGCCGACGGCCAGGTCGCGGTGATCACCCCGATCGCCGTGGACCACGCGCACATCCTCGGCGACAACCCGGCGCAGATCGCCTCGGAGAAGGCCGGGATCATCAAGGAGGGCGCGGTCGTCGTCATGGCCCAGCAGCCGGTCGAGGCCGCCGAGGTCATCCTGCGCCGGGCCGCCGAGGTCAACGCCACCGTGGCCCGCGAGGGCATCGAGTACGGGGTCGTGGAGCGCCAGCAGGCGCTCGGCGGCCAGCAGATCGCGATCAAGGGCCTGGCCGGCGAGTACACCGACGTCTACCTGCCGCTGTACGGCGAGCACATGGCGCACAACGCGGCGACCGCGGTGGCCGCCGTCGAGGCCTTCCTCGGCGCCGGCCGGGGCGGTGCCGCGCTGGACCCGGACGTGGTCCGCGAGGCGTTCGCCAAGGTCACCTCGCCGGGCCGGCTGGAAGTGGTCCGCCGCGGCCCCACGGTGATCCTGGACGCCACCCACAACCCGGCCGGCGCCCGGGCCACCGCGCAGGCCCTGGCCGACGACTTCACCTTCGACCACCTGGTCGGCGTCATCGGCGCGATGGGCGACAAGGACGTCGCCGGGATCCTGGAGGTCCTGGAGCCGGTGCTGAACGAGGTGGTCGTCACCCAGAACAACACCGAGCGCGCGATGCCCGCCGCGGTGCTGGCCGAGCTGGCCACCGAGATCTTCGGCGCCGACCGGGTGCACGTGGCGAACCGTCTGGACGAGGCCATCGACGTGGCGATCGGCCTGGCCGAGGAGGCGGTCCCGGCCGGCACCTCCAGCGGGGCCGGCGTCATCGTGACCGGGTCGGTGGTCACCGCGGGGCAGGCGCGTACCCTGCTGGTGCGGGACCGCTCCGAGCGCGTCGAGGACCGGCACTCCTTCGAGGACGTCCAGTTCCAGGACGCCGAGAAGGAGGACTTCGACGACCGCGACTTCGACCCCTTCGGGGATCGGGATCGGGGGAGCGACGGCGCCCGCGAAGAGTTCTCTGACGACGAGTTCGGCGGTGACGACCGATGA
- the mreC gene encoding rod shape-determining protein MreC, which yields MRDDKRTRLLLAVLLAAAFAMITVDARGGSRSPLQPLRAGGEAVFGPVADTVSAAERPVGDFVHGLGHSKQDKKEIAQLKAQNAALRVQSETAADARARAAELDKLLHVATVGGYRTIPARVMSFAPQQQGTWSATIDAGTLDGVKPGMTVLDGDGLVGRTVAVGRDTATVLLADDPRFTVGVRTPGTGGAGGGEVGLATGGGDGRFSVQFFDPQADIPLGTPVLTFGSAGGTPFVPGVPLGTVTSVQPTPGAMTRTAVVKPFVAYDGLQTVGVVVEPPRNDPRDALVAR from the coding sequence GTGCGTGACGACAAGCGGACGAGGCTGCTGCTGGCGGTGCTGCTGGCGGCGGCCTTCGCCATGATCACCGTGGACGCCCGGGGCGGGTCGCGCTCGCCGCTGCAGCCGCTGCGCGCCGGCGGCGAGGCGGTGTTCGGCCCGGTGGCGGACACGGTCTCGGCGGCCGAGCGGCCGGTGGGCGACTTCGTGCACGGCCTGGGCCACAGCAAGCAGGACAAGAAGGAGATCGCGCAGCTCAAGGCGCAGAACGCGGCGCTGCGCGTGCAGAGCGAGACCGCCGCCGACGCCCGGGCCCGGGCCGCCGAGCTCGACAAGCTGCTGCACGTCGCCACGGTCGGCGGCTACCGCACGATCCCGGCGCGGGTGATGTCCTTCGCCCCGCAGCAGCAGGGCACGTGGTCGGCGACCATCGACGCCGGGACGCTGGACGGGGTCAAGCCGGGGATGACCGTGCTCGACGGGGACGGCCTGGTCGGCCGGACCGTGGCCGTCGGCCGCGACACCGCGACCGTGCTGCTGGCCGACGACCCGCGCTTCACCGTCGGCGTGCGCACCCCCGGCACCGGCGGCGCCGGCGGCGGCGAGGTGGGCCTGGCGACCGGCGGCGGCGACGGCCGCTTCAGCGTGCAGTTCTTCGACCCCCAGGCCGACATCCCGCTCGGGACGCCGGTGCTGACCTTCGGCTCGGCCGGCGGCACCCCGTTCGTGCCCGGCGTGCCGCTGGGCACGGTGACCTCGGTGCAGCCCACGCCCGGCGCGATGACCCGCACCGCGGTGGTGAAGCCGTTCGTGGCCTACGACGGCCTGCAGACGGTCGGCGTCGTGGTGGAACCGCCGCGCAACGACCCGCGCGACGCGCTGGTGGCGCGCTGA
- a CDS encoding rod shape-determining protein, producing the protein MAVIGRDIAVDLGTANTLVYVRGRGIVLNEPSVVAVDTTTGAVLAVGAEAKKMIGRTPGNIVAIRPLKDGVIADFEVAERMLRYFIRKAHKRRWLAQPRVIVCVPSGITGVEKRAVEDAASAAGARSVHLIEEPMAAAIGAGLPVQEATGNMVVDIGGGTTEVAVISYGGIVTALSVRVAGDELDNAIIQYTKKEYSLLLGDRTAEEIKVTVGSAWDSGEETRAEVRGRDLVSGLPKVILLSSGEVRKAIEEPVTAIVDAVRDTLDKCPPELAGDIMDRGIVLTGGGAMLHGLDERIREETGMPVHIAENPLDSVVLGSGRCLEEFEALAPVLGSLNNRRRPGRR; encoded by the coding sequence ATGGCGGTCATCGGTCGGGACATCGCGGTTGACCTCGGGACCGCGAACACCCTGGTGTACGTACGCGGCCGAGGCATCGTGCTGAACGAGCCCTCGGTGGTCGCGGTGGACACCACGACCGGCGCGGTGCTCGCGGTCGGCGCCGAGGCCAAGAAGATGATCGGCCGCACGCCCGGCAACATCGTGGCGATCCGGCCGCTCAAGGACGGCGTCATCGCCGACTTCGAAGTCGCCGAGCGGATGCTGCGCTACTTCATCCGCAAGGCGCACAAACGGCGGTGGCTGGCGCAACCGCGGGTCATCGTCTGCGTCCCCTCCGGCATCACCGGTGTGGAGAAGCGCGCGGTCGAGGACGCGGCCAGCGCCGCCGGCGCGCGCAGCGTGCACCTCATCGAGGAGCCGATGGCCGCGGCGATCGGCGCCGGCCTGCCGGTGCAGGAGGCGACCGGCAACATGGTCGTGGACATCGGCGGCGGCACCACCGAGGTCGCGGTGATCTCCTACGGCGGCATCGTCACGGCGCTGAGCGTCCGGGTGGCCGGCGACGAACTCGACAACGCGATCATCCAGTACACGAAGAAGGAGTACTCGCTGCTGCTGGGCGACCGCACCGCCGAGGAGATCAAGGTGACGGTCGGCTCGGCCTGGGACTCCGGCGAGGAGACCCGCGCCGAGGTCCGCGGCCGCGACCTGGTCTCGGGGCTGCCGAAGGTGATCCTGCTGTCCTCCGGCGAGGTCCGCAAGGCGATCGAGGAGCCGGTGACGGCGATCGTCGACGCGGTGCGCGACACCCTGGACAAGTGCCCGCCGGAACTGGCCGGCGACATCATGGACCGCGGCATCGTCCTCACCGGCGGCGGCGCCATGCTGCACGGCCTGGACGAGCGGATCCGCGAGGAGACCGGCATGCCGGTGCACATCGCGGAGAACCCGCTGGACTCCGTGGTCCTGGGCTCCGGGCGCTGCCTGGAGGAGTTCGAGGCGCTGGCCCCGGTGCTGGGCTCCTTGAACAACCGCCGCCGTCCCGGGCGGAGGTAG
- the mrdA gene encoding penicillin-binding protein 2, which produces MTSTQSRLADRRRARLMVLRVLVLALLGTLVARLWYLQVRTGQTFRDAAAANDVRTVITPAVRGDILDDLGRPLVDNKSALTLSVDRNTLLGTRDHGVSTLARLASVLGTTPQTISDEIRPCTAKVPKPCWNGSLLQPVPIARNVSVQQALQVSEQHELFPGVTAGPDTVRRFPAPYSLNAAHILGYLSPVTENELAAATAKGEVMQRSDLVGRAGLEESYDSYLRGQEGETQVSVDILGHAQSTLATKPPVNGDHLVTSIDARIQAIAERELNNAVSRARSQTSPTNGRPYVADSAATVVLDARTGRVVAMASTPTYDPNVFTGGISQADYSALTSASAGTPLLSRAFQGQFAPGSTFKAVTTTAMLQDGFGTGTYDCSPAFKIGGQSFTNFEGEAFGPISLKRAIEVSCDTVFYGVAYQMWLRDGGLKPIAHPLEPIATMAHAFGLGAKTGIDLPGEAKGDIQTRAEKQATWNSMHTIWCKRAKDGYPELLGSDPTRAAYLQAIAKENCVAGFQYQPGDAAISAIGQGGDLVTPLQLARVYAAVANGGILYQPQIGRALISADGKVDKDLAPIVTRKLPVSASTLAFLQDALHGTSTEGTAGPAFAGWPESLIPTYAKTGTAEVYGKQTTSCFVAYAGTETGPRYVVAMMVSQGGTGVGTSGPSVEAILAALFGVDMGHPNPNGTLPTALPVVRPDGLLPALPPATTLPTPPPPSPSPTKQ; this is translated from the coding sequence ATGACTTCGACGCAGAGCCGGCTCGCCGACCGGCGCCGCGCGCGGCTGATGGTGCTGCGGGTGCTGGTGCTCGCGCTGCTCGGGACGCTGGTCGCCCGGCTGTGGTACCTCCAGGTGCGCACCGGCCAGACGTTCCGCGACGCCGCCGCCGCGAACGACGTCCGCACCGTGATCACCCCGGCGGTGCGCGGCGACATCCTGGACGACCTCGGCCGCCCCCTGGTCGACAACAAGTCGGCGCTGACGCTGTCGGTCGACCGCAACACCCTGCTGGGCACCAGGGACCACGGCGTCTCGACGCTGGCCCGGCTGGCCTCGGTGCTGGGCACCACCCCGCAGACCATCTCCGACGAGATCCGGCCCTGTACCGCCAAGGTGCCCAAGCCCTGCTGGAACGGCTCGCTGCTACAGCCGGTCCCCATCGCGCGCAACGTCTCGGTGCAGCAGGCGCTCCAGGTCTCCGAGCAGCACGAGCTCTTCCCCGGCGTGACCGCGGGCCCGGACACCGTCCGCCGGTTCCCGGCGCCGTACAGCCTGAACGCCGCGCACATCCTGGGCTACCTGTCCCCGGTCACCGAGAACGAACTGGCCGCCGCCACCGCCAAGGGCGAGGTGATGCAGCGCTCGGACCTGGTCGGGCGGGCCGGCCTGGAGGAGAGCTACGACTCCTACCTGCGCGGCCAGGAGGGCGAGACCCAGGTCTCGGTGGACATCCTCGGGCACGCGCAGTCGACCCTGGCGACCAAGCCGCCGGTGAACGGCGACCACCTGGTGACCTCGATCGACGCCCGGATCCAGGCGATCGCCGAGCGCGAGCTGAACAACGCCGTGAGCCGGGCCCGCTCGCAGACCTCGCCGACCAACGGCCGGCCGTACGTCGCCGACTCGGCCGCCACGGTGGTGCTGGACGCCCGCACCGGCCGCGTGGTGGCGATGGCCAGCACGCCGACCTACGACCCCAACGTCTTCACCGGCGGCATCTCGCAGGCCGACTACTCCGCGCTGACCTCCGCCTCGGCCGGGACCCCGCTGCTGTCCCGAGCCTTCCAGGGCCAGTTCGCGCCGGGCTCCACGTTCAAGGCCGTGACCACCACCGCGATGCTCCAGGACGGCTTCGGCACCGGCACCTACGACTGCTCGCCGGCCTTCAAGATCGGCGGGCAGAGCTTCACCAACTTCGAGGGCGAAGCCTTCGGGCCGATCTCCCTGAAGCGCGCCATCGAGGTGTCCTGCGACACCGTCTTCTACGGCGTCGCCTACCAGATGTGGCTGCGCGACGGCGGGCTCAAGCCGATCGCGCATCCGCTGGAGCCCATCGCCACCATGGCGCACGCCTTCGGGCTCGGCGCCAAGACCGGCATCGACCTGCCGGGCGAGGCCAAGGGCGACATCCAGACCCGCGCTGAGAAGCAGGCGACCTGGAACAGCATGCACACCATCTGGTGCAAGCGGGCCAAGGACGGCTATCCCGAGCTGCTGGGCTCGGACCCGACGCGCGCGGCGTACCTGCAGGCGATCGCCAAGGAGAACTGCGTCGCCGGTTTCCAGTACCAGCCCGGCGACGCCGCGATCTCGGCCATCGGCCAGGGCGGCGACCTGGTGACGCCGCTGCAGCTGGCCCGGGTGTACGCGGCCGTGGCCAACGGCGGCATCCTCTACCAGCCGCAGATCGGGCGGGCGCTCATCTCCGCGGACGGCAAGGTGGACAAGGACCTGGCGCCGATCGTGACCCGCAAGCTCCCGGTGTCGGCCTCGACGCTGGCGTTCCTGCAGGACGCGCTGCACGGCACCTCGACCGAGGGCACCGCGGGCCCGGCCTTCGCGGGCTGGCCGGAGAGCCTGATCCCGACCTACGCCAAGACGGGAACCGCGGAAGTCTACGGAAAGCAGACCACGTCCTGCTTCGTCGCCTACGCCGGCACCGAGACCGGGCCGCGCTACGTCGTGGCGATGATGGTCTCCCAGGGTGGCACCGGTGTCGGGACGTCCGGACCGTCGGTGGAGGCGATCCTGGCCGCGCTGTTCGGCGTGGACATGGGGCATCCGAACCCCAACGGCACGCTGCCCACGGCGCTGCCGGTGGTGCGCCCCGACGGTCTGCTGCCGGCCCTGCCGCCGGCCACCACCCTGCCCACGCCCCCGCCGCCGTCGCCGTCCCCCACGAAGCAGTGA
- the mreD gene encoding rod shape-determining protein MreD — MRLTGFLAMICGLALVLALQDALLSAVHLPLAAPDLLLAVVAAIGFARGARSGLLAGFLLGLAADVSPPAAHAIGSQAFVLCLSGYLAGQVAGAVQGTVVRPILVVACLAAISPALYAGLEFAVGNAQFHGVPAAAAASALYTGLLAPFVIPVVGFVLGRGESRGLPTQRSHSRLPGVKTLNRRTSAGSTQVL, encoded by the coding sequence TTGAGACTCACCGGCTTCCTGGCCATGATCTGCGGCCTGGCCCTGGTGCTGGCGCTGCAGGACGCGCTGCTGTCCGCGGTGCACCTGCCGCTGGCCGCCCCGGACCTGCTGCTGGCCGTGGTCGCCGCGATCGGCTTCGCCCGCGGCGCGCGCTCCGGGCTGCTCGCCGGCTTCCTGCTCGGCCTGGCCGCGGACGTCTCGCCGCCGGCCGCGCACGCGATCGGCAGCCAGGCGTTCGTGCTCTGTCTGTCCGGCTATCTGGCCGGCCAGGTAGCCGGCGCGGTGCAGGGCACCGTCGTGCGGCCGATCCTGGTGGTCGCGTGCCTGGCCGCGATCTCGCCGGCGCTGTACGCCGGCCTGGAGTTCGCGGTCGGCAACGCCCAGTTCCACGGGGTGCCGGCCGCCGCCGCGGCGTCCGCGCTGTACACCGGCCTGCTCGCCCCGTTCGTCATCCCGGTGGTGGGCTTCGTGCTGGGCCGGGGCGAGTCCCGGGGCCTGCCCACCCAGCGCTCGCACAGCCGGCTGCCGGGCGTCAAGACCTTGAATCGCCGGACCTCGGCCGGCAGTACGCAGGTGTTGTAG
- a CDS encoding DUF4233 domain-containing protein, translated as MMVRRMAASVLCFEVLVILFFALVAMKLSDLSSGTVWAICGPGMVLAALLCGTLRKPWAYTVGWVLQAALIVAGFVITDMFFIGGCFALLWYWALKAGRQIDAEKAAAYAAYEAAQAAQAAQAEAVKS; from the coding sequence ATGATGGTCCGGCGGATGGCGGCCTCGGTGCTGTGCTTCGAGGTCCTGGTGATCCTCTTCTTCGCCCTGGTGGCGATGAAGCTCTCCGACCTGAGCTCCGGCACGGTCTGGGCGATATGCGGTCCGGGCATGGTGCTGGCCGCGCTGCTGTGCGGCACGCTGCGCAAGCCCTGGGCCTACACCGTGGGCTGGGTGCTGCAGGCGGCGCTGATCGTCGCCGGCTTCGTCATCACCGACATGTTCTTCATCGGCGGCTGCTTCGCGCTGCTGTGGTACTGGGCCCTGAAGGCCGGACGGCAGATCGACGCGGAGAAGGCGGCGGCGTACGCGGCCTACGAAGCGGCGCAGGCGGCCCAGGCGGCCCAGGCGGAGGCTGTGAAGTCCTGA
- the rodA gene encoding rod shape-determining protein RodA, which translates to MTLNPAINKGPAAMPVAETRRRSSRLRRFDWTLLAAALALSVYGAILVWSATRGRTSLTGGDPQFFLKRHLMNLAIGLVLMMLTSVLSYAWVRAVTPVFYVLALLGLGAVLSPLGSTVNGAKSWIELGGGFSIQPAEYAKVAVVLGLAVVLTLPPTKGVLSGMSERDDAVTPRRIAGAGLVAGLPTGIIMLLPDLGSAMVILVATAGLLVFAGTSGRWLAVLGAGAAVAAVAATQLHLLAQHQVNRFAAFADPHLDPQGVGYNTAQARLAIGSGGVLGKGLFNGTQTNGRYVPEQQTDFVFTVAGEELGFVGGVVLIALFAVLLLRGIAIARQCEDLFGMLVCAGVVSWFAFETFENIGMTLGIMPVAGIPLPFVSYGGSSMFASFIAVGLVENVRLRSTRPAITVE; encoded by the coding sequence GTGACCCTGAATCCCGCGATCAACAAGGGCCCGGCGGCGATGCCGGTGGCCGAGACCCGGCGCCGCTCCAGCCGGCTGCGCCGCTTCGACTGGACGCTGCTGGCCGCGGCGCTGGCGCTGTCGGTGTACGGCGCGATCCTGGTGTGGTCGGCCACCCGCGGGCGCACCAGCCTGACCGGCGGCGACCCGCAGTTCTTCCTCAAGCGGCACCTGATGAACCTGGCGATCGGCCTGGTCCTGATGATGTTGACCTCGGTGCTGTCCTACGCCTGGGTCCGCGCGGTCACTCCGGTGTTCTACGTGCTGGCACTGCTCGGGCTCGGCGCGGTGCTCAGCCCGCTGGGCTCCACGGTGAACGGCGCGAAGTCCTGGATCGAGCTCGGCGGCGGCTTCTCCATCCAGCCCGCCGAGTACGCCAAGGTGGCGGTGGTCCTGGGCCTGGCGGTGGTGCTGACGCTGCCGCCGACCAAGGGCGTGCTGTCCGGGATGTCCGAGCGGGACGACGCGGTCACCCCGCGCCGGATCGCCGGGGCCGGCCTGGTCGCCGGCCTGCCGACCGGCATCATCATGCTCCTGCCGGACCTGGGCTCGGCGATGGTGATCCTGGTCGCCACCGCCGGCCTGCTGGTCTTCGCCGGCACCAGCGGCCGCTGGCTGGCCGTGCTCGGCGCGGGCGCGGCGGTCGCCGCCGTGGCCGCCACCCAGCTGCACCTGCTGGCCCAGCACCAGGTCAACCGGTTCGCGGCGTTCGCCGACCCGCATCTGGACCCGCAGGGCGTCGGCTACAACACCGCCCAGGCCCGCCTGGCCATCGGCTCCGGGGGCGTGCTGGGCAAGGGGCTGTTCAACGGGACGCAGACCAACGGCCGCTACGTCCCCGAGCAGCAGACGGACTTCGTCTTCACGGTGGCCGGCGAGGAGTTGGGCTTCGTCGGCGGTGTGGTCCTCATCGCGCTTTTCGCGGTCCTGCTCCTGCGCGGCATCGCGATCGCCAGGCAGTGCGAGGACCTGTTCGGCATGCTGGTCTGCGCCGGCGTGGTCAGCTGGTTCGCGTTCGAGACCTTCGAGAACATCGGCATGACGCTGGGGATCATGCCGGTCGCGGGGATCCCGCTGCCGTTCGTCTCCTATGGCGGCTCGTCGATGTTCGCCAGCTTCATCGCGGTCGGGCTGGTGGAGAACGTGCGGCTGAGGTCCACGAGGCCGGCGATCACGGTGGAGTGA
- a CDS encoding phosphatase PAP2 family protein: MLYPEALAVDRHTATVGSRRDLRNRLVAGAVVALAGVFMVYLLAVRTRWGQDFENAALVGARDHRTGSWYGDADRWLNRLTAESFGVSLVVIAVVGLLRRRLLLALCGVLTAAGTVVAARFLKGALPSRPVFGAGTAGAGQGAHTALAKGAADVAAHAAGAAAAGAHAVAAGVTAAAGHAAATVHAVHTAHAALAPGQAPNTLPSGHAAAAMGLLVGALIVVSRRWYVPVVALALPGAAFAGVATVAADWHRVSDTIAADLLALAVGLLGLAAVSQLGLVRPGPSVGQSSLSQRLLYAVVLSIATAALAVGAAYFVRYHGAVSEGVRADAAYWSAQAIALGAAVTAAGVMLAVCRNLESVGHRPPRGLTIQAP; the protein is encoded by the coding sequence ATGCTCTACCCCGAAGCCCTGGCCGTGGACCGCCACACGGCGACCGTCGGCTCGCGACGTGACCTGCGCAACCGGTTGGTGGCCGGGGCGGTGGTCGCGCTCGCCGGCGTGTTCATGGTCTACCTGCTCGCCGTGCGGACACGGTGGGGGCAGGACTTCGAGAACGCGGCGCTGGTCGGCGCCAGAGATCACCGGACCGGCAGCTGGTACGGCGACGCCGACCGGTGGCTGAACCGGCTCACCGCCGAGAGCTTCGGGGTGTCGCTGGTCGTCATCGCGGTGGTCGGACTGCTGCGGCGGCGGTTGCTGCTCGCGCTGTGCGGCGTGCTCACGGCCGCCGGGACGGTGGTCGCGGCGCGGTTCCTGAAGGGCGCGCTGCCGAGCCGGCCGGTGTTCGGAGCCGGAACCGCGGGCGCCGGTCAGGGGGCTCATACAGCCCTGGCCAAGGGCGCGGCGGACGTGGCGGCGCACGCCGCCGGAGCCGCGGCCGCCGGCGCGCACGCGGTAGCCGCCGGCGTCACCGCGGCAGCCGGGCACGCGGCCGCCACCGTCCACGCCGTCCACACCGCTCACGCCGCACTCGCTCCCGGCCAGGCCCCGAACACGCTGCCCTCCGGCCATGCCGCCGCGGCGATGGGTCTGCTGGTCGGGGCGCTCATCGTCGTCAGCCGCCGCTGGTACGTGCCGGTCGTCGCGCTGGCCCTGCCCGGCGCGGCCTTCGCCGGCGTGGCGACCGTGGCGGCGGACTGGCACCGGGTCTCCGACACCATCGCCGCGGACCTGCTCGCCCTGGCCGTCGGGCTGCTCGGGCTGGCGGCGGTGTCCCAACTCGGCCTGGTGCGCCCGGGTCCGTCGGTCGGCCAGAGCAGCCTGAGCCAGCGCCTGCTCTACGCGGTGGTGCTCAGCATCGCGACGGCCGCGCTCGCGGTCGGGGCCGCCTACTTCGTGCGCTACCACGGTGCCGTCTCCGAAGGGGTGCGCGCCGATGCCGCCTACTGGTCCGCACAAGCGATCGCGCTCGGCGCGGCGGTCACAGCGGCCGGCGTCATGCTCGCCGTGTGCCGGAACCTGGAGTCGGTGGGGCATCGTCCGCCGCGCGGTCTGACGATCCAGGCGCCGTGA